In Aythya fuligula isolate bAytFul2 chromosome 6, bAytFul2.pri, whole genome shotgun sequence, the following are encoded in one genomic region:
- the FTCD gene encoding formimidoyltransferase-cyclodeaminase, producing the protein MAKMVECVPNFSEGCNKEVIKALGQAISRTPGCMLLDVDAGASTNRTVYTFVGTPEAVVEGALSAARVAGQLIDMSQHTGEHPRMGALDVCPFVPVMNVSMEECVACAHVFGQRLSEELGVPVYLYGEAAREESRRTLPAIRAGEYEALPEKLKKPEWAPDFGPPTFVPRWGATVTGARTFLIAYNINLLCTKELAHRIALNIREQGRGSSQPGRLKKVQGIGWYLEEENIAQVSTNLLDFEATPLHAVYEEVCRDAEALNLPVVGSQLVGLVPKKAMLDAAEFYIKKEKLFILEEEHKIKLVVSRLGLDSLSPFNPRERIIEYLVQAGEEDKGLVAKPLGAFVRAVGGRTAAPGGGSVAAAAAALGAALGCMVGLMSYGKRQFEELDPIMRKLIPPFHQAMDELVAMVDADSQAFSSYMEAMKLPKNTPEERERRGAAMQQGLKTAVKVPFTLAEKVNRLWPPLKELAQHCNLACKSDIQVGAKMLEAAVFGAYFNVMINLKDITDEKFKLAMSQKVSGLLEEAKQGLALVLALLEKRVA; encoded by the exons GTGATCAAGGCACTGGGGCAGGCCATCTCCCGGACACCTGGCTGCATGCTGCTGGATGTGGACGCTGGTGCCTCCACCAACCGTACCGTCTACACCTTCGTGGGGACCCCTGAAGCTGTCGTCGAAGGGGCGCTGAGCGCAGCCCGTGTGGCCGGGCAGCTCATCGACATGAGCCAGCACACGG GTGAACATCCTCGCATGGGGGCCCTGGACGTCTGCCCCTTTGTGCCAGTGATGAACGTCAGCATGGAGGAGTGCGTTGCTTGTGCTCACGTCTTCGGGCAGCGCTTGTCGGAAGAGCTGGGGGTGCCTG TGTACCTGTACGGAGAGGCAGCCcgagaggagagcaggagaaCCCTACCTGCCATCCGTGCCGGGGAGTACGAGGCACTCCCCGAGAAG ctcaaGAAACCCGAGTGGGCTCCCGATTTTGGGCCCCCAACCTTTGTCCCCCGGTGGGGGGCCACAGTGACAGGGGCCCGGACCTTCCTCATCGCGTACAACATCAACCTGCTGTGCACCAAGGAGCTGGCGCACCGCATCGCCCTCAACATCCGCGAGCAGGGCCGCGGCTCCAGCCAG CCTGGACGCTTGAAGAAGGTGCAGGGCATCGGCTGGTATTTGGAGGAGGAGAACATAGCCCAGGTTTCCACCAACCTGCTGGACTTTGAGGCTACGCCACTCCACGCTGTCTATGAGGAGGTCTGCCGTGACGCAGAG GCGTTGAATCTCCCTGTGGTGGGGTCCCAGCTGGTAGGGCTTGTCCCAAAGAAGGCCATGCTCGACGCAGCAGAGTTTTAcatcaagaaggaaaaactcTTCATCCTGGAGGAGGAACACAAGATCAAGCTG GTGGTCAGCCGGCTGGGCCTGGACTCCCTGTCTCCGTTCAACCCCCGGGAGCGCATCATCGA GTACCtggtgcaggcaggagaggaggacaAGGGGCTGGTGGCAAAGCCGCTGGGAGCCTTTGTGCGAGCAGTCGGCGGGaggacagcagcaccaggaggaggCTCGGTGGCTGCAGCTGCGGCCGCTCTG ggagcagccctgggctgcatGGTGGGGCTGATGAGCTATGGCAAGCGGCAGTTCGAGGAGCTGGATCCCATCATGAGGAAGCTGATCCCTCCCTTCCACCAGGCCATGGACGAGCTGGTGGCAATGGTGGACGCCGACTCCCAGGCCTTCAGCAGCTACATG GAAGCTATGAAGCTGCCAAAAAACACCCCTGAAGAGAGGGAAAG GCGTGGCGCTGCCATGCAGCAGGGGCTGAAGACAGCTGTGAAAGTGCCCTTCACCCTGGCAGAGAAGGTGAACAGGCTCTGGCCCCCACTGAAGGAGCTGGCACAGCATTGCAACCTGGCCTGCAAATCCGACATCCAG GTGGGAGCCAAAATGTTGGAAGCTGCTGTGTTTGGAGCCTATTTCAATGTCATGATCAACCTCAAAGACATAACGGATGAGAAGTTCAAGCTTGCG ATGTCGCAGAAGGTCTccgggctgctggaggaggcgAAGCAAGGCTTGGCACTCGTGCTGGCGCTGCTGGAGAAGCGGGTGGCCTGA